In Marisediminicola antarctica, one DNA window encodes the following:
- a CDS encoding DUF2304 domain-containing protein, giving the protein MWIQPVLIISMIAIAVYLTRSTPSDRHLAIRRMLLFGALVVGIALVLVPEWLTAIARVVGIGRGTDLLVYGSIVAFLLYVVTDYKRSVQQDRATTSLARELTLAEARIEDLTARQRDEH; this is encoded by the coding sequence ATGTGGATCCAACCGGTACTGATCATCTCGATGATCGCGATCGCCGTCTACCTCACCCGCTCGACGCCGAGCGATCGGCATCTCGCGATCCGCCGCATGCTGCTCTTCGGTGCGCTCGTAGTCGGCATCGCGCTGGTTCTCGTTCCCGAGTGGCTCACAGCGATAGCCCGAGTCGTCGGCATCGGACGGGGAACCGACCTGCTGGTCTACGGCTCGATCGTCGCTTTCCTGCTCTACGTTGTGACCGACTACAAACGCTCCGTGCAGCAGGATCGCGCGACGACGAGCCTCGCCCGCGAGCTGACCCTCGCCGAGGCCCGCATCGAGGACCTCACCGCGCGCCAACGCGACGAGCACTGA
- a CDS encoding Gfo/Idh/MocA family protein: MADLRAGLLGIGQMGRHHARVLREVDGIELVGIADPGGDAHGVGGSLSILPDVEALIDLGLDIAIVAVPTRFHEDAALKLAAAGVHTLVEKPIAHSVESGLRMVEAFGAAGLIGAVGHIERFNPALQELRRRIEAGDIGAVYQIATRRQGPFPARIADVGVAKDLASHDVDLTAWVAQSAYSTVFGQIALKSGRPHEDMVIASGCLKNGVIVNHVVNWLSPMKERVAIVTGELGTFVADTSTGDLTFYANGTFPLEWESVTAFRGVSEGDVTRYAFPKREPLRVELEAFRDAVLGLPSDVVTMEQGLKTLAVVEGVTESARTGQSVSF, from the coding sequence ATGGCCGACCTGCGAGCGGGACTGCTCGGAATCGGGCAGATGGGCCGCCACCACGCCCGCGTGCTCCGCGAGGTCGACGGCATCGAGCTTGTGGGTATCGCCGACCCCGGCGGAGACGCGCACGGGGTGGGTGGGTCCCTGTCGATCCTGCCCGATGTCGAGGCGCTCATCGATCTCGGGCTCGACATCGCGATTGTCGCGGTGCCGACCCGGTTCCACGAGGATGCCGCGCTGAAGCTTGCTGCGGCGGGAGTCCACACGCTCGTCGAAAAGCCCATCGCCCACTCGGTCGAATCCGGACTCCGCATGGTCGAGGCGTTTGGCGCCGCCGGTCTCATCGGCGCGGTCGGGCACATCGAGCGGTTCAACCCCGCGCTGCAGGAGCTGCGTCGCCGCATCGAGGCCGGCGACATCGGCGCCGTCTACCAGATCGCGACTCGCCGACAGGGGCCGTTCCCGGCCCGCATCGCCGACGTGGGCGTCGCCAAGGACCTCGCCTCGCACGATGTCGACCTCACAGCCTGGGTGGCGCAGAGCGCGTACTCGACCGTCTTCGGTCAGATTGCGCTCAAGAGCGGCAGACCGCACGAGGACATGGTCATCGCGAGCGGATGCCTCAAGAACGGCGTCATCGTGAACCACGTCGTCAACTGGTTGAGCCCGATGAAGGAGCGCGTCGCGATCGTTACGGGCGAGCTCGGCACCTTCGTCGCCGACACCTCCACGGGCGACCTCACGTTCTACGCGAACGGCACGTTCCCGCTCGAGTGGGAGTCGGTCACGGCTTTCCGCGGCGTGAGCGAGGGTGATGTGACCCGGTATGCGTTCCCCAAGAGGGAGCCGTTGCGGGTCGAGCTCGAGGCCTTCCGCGACGCGGTGCTCGGACTGCCGAGCGACGTCGTCACCATGGAGCAGGGGCTCAAGACGCTCGCGGTCGTCGAGGGTGTGACCGAGTCGGCGAGAACGGGCCAGTCGGTCTCGTTCTGA
- a CDS encoding acyltransferase family protein gives MTNLAPLPIAAALSYGNFGVMFFFVLSGFVLTWSANTVVSAPTFWWRRFARIYPAHFVALLLAIPVFYSFAPDPADWWVKPVDLGILVLSVFLVQGWSRDPVVLFSGNPAAWTLTCEAFFYTLHPAINRVLRGLTLRRTFAAGMALIAAGFAYRALTVLLPETFGVPLPFPVARLSEFVLGMFAAHAIRIGWRPRLSPVAIYILGAAFLAWLVLSPRLLPGAVVGAAIRASANEWMIILCLLLIIAVTTRDLTQRRSLLRSLPLVKLGEWSYCFYLVHATVIYVVLARIDRREPGWSNLAWYAFMLVVSIVLAAALHYGVEKPAERALRAWWDRRLVRRAKQAELQVTGDSAPAIRLR, from the coding sequence ATGACCAACCTCGCTCCGCTCCCGATCGCAGCGGCGCTCTCCTATGGGAACTTCGGGGTCATGTTCTTCTTCGTGCTGTCGGGGTTCGTGCTCACCTGGTCGGCGAACACCGTCGTCTCGGCGCCCACGTTCTGGTGGCGCCGATTCGCGCGCATCTACCCCGCGCACTTCGTCGCTCTTCTCCTGGCGATCCCAGTGTTCTACTCCTTCGCCCCCGATCCGGCCGACTGGTGGGTCAAGCCCGTCGATCTCGGCATCCTCGTGCTGTCGGTGTTCCTCGTGCAAGGCTGGTCACGAGATCCAGTCGTATTGTTCTCTGGCAACCCGGCGGCGTGGACGCTCACCTGCGAGGCCTTCTTCTACACGCTTCACCCGGCGATCAACCGCGTGCTGCGCGGCCTGACGCTGCGCCGCACATTCGCAGCTGGCATGGCGCTCATCGCCGCAGGGTTCGCCTACCGCGCCCTGACCGTGCTCCTCCCCGAGACGTTCGGGGTGCCTCTGCCATTTCCCGTCGCGCGGCTGAGCGAGTTTGTGCTCGGGATGTTCGCGGCGCACGCGATCCGCATCGGCTGGCGCCCTCGCCTGTCGCCTGTCGCGATCTACATCCTCGGCGCCGCGTTCCTCGCCTGGCTGGTGCTCTCGCCGAGGCTGCTGCCCGGCGCGGTGGTGGGCGCCGCCATCCGCGCGAGCGCCAACGAGTGGATGATTATTCTGTGCCTCCTGCTCATTATTGCGGTTACCACACGGGACCTCACCCAGCGCCGGTCTCTGCTGCGCAGCCTGCCGCTCGTGAAGCTGGGTGAATGGTCTTACTGCTTTTACCTCGTGCACGCGACAGTGATCTACGTGGTTCTCGCGAGGATCGACAGACGCGAGCCGGGATGGAGCAACCTCGCCTGGTACGCGTTCATGCTCGTCGTCTCGATTGTGCTCGCCGCTGCACTCCACTACGGGGTCGAGAAGCCCGCAGAGCGTGCGTTGCGAGCGTGGTGGGACCGCAGGCTTGTCCGGCGCGCGAAGCAGGCCGAGCTACAGGTCACCGGTGATTCGGCTCCCGCGATCCGGCTCCGATGA
- a CDS encoding glycosyltransferase, which produces MTALAHALHDRGADVTVLTTAVPGAASHPIDRTVDVRRVPVWRDDAGYVRGYLQYLSFDVPLLLRLLAVERPDVVVVEPPPTTGAIVRLVCAIRRIPYVYYAADIWSDAAATAAPKLIVRAVRAVEGWAIRGSAAVLSVTDGVTLRVGELGARKLIATVGNGVDTSTFSLDGPAADLAAPYLLYAGTASEVQGAAVFVEAFQRLFEDRPDARLVFLGHGSDWKHLQDLARALPPGAVRFLPRAPAAVAAEWLRGATATLASIRPGEGYDFARPTKILASAACGTPVIFAGAEATGALVTDASLGWAVGYDVTEVERAMADAVNAPARPERRSRIAAWAADNVSIRAVAERASDVVIGAGSREPNHR; this is translated from the coding sequence TTGACGGCCCTCGCCCACGCGTTGCACGACCGGGGAGCCGATGTCACGGTGCTCACGACAGCGGTGCCGGGCGCGGCATCGCATCCGATCGATCGGACCGTCGACGTGCGGCGCGTCCCCGTGTGGCGCGACGATGCCGGCTACGTGCGGGGCTATCTGCAGTACCTGAGCTTCGATGTGCCCCTGCTGCTCCGGCTGTTGGCCGTCGAACGGCCGGATGTCGTGGTGGTCGAGCCGCCGCCGACCACCGGGGCCATCGTGCGCCTCGTCTGCGCCATTCGCCGCATCCCGTACGTCTATTACGCGGCGGACATCTGGTCGGATGCGGCCGCGACCGCCGCCCCGAAGCTGATCGTGCGCGCGGTGCGCGCCGTCGAGGGCTGGGCGATCCGGGGTTCGGCCGCGGTGCTCTCGGTCACCGACGGCGTCACGCTGCGGGTCGGCGAGCTCGGCGCGCGCAAGCTCATTGCGACGGTGGGAAACGGCGTCGACACCAGCACATTCTCGCTCGACGGCCCAGCTGCCGATCTCGCTGCGCCCTACCTGCTCTACGCGGGTACGGCGTCTGAGGTGCAGGGCGCCGCCGTCTTCGTCGAGGCCTTTCAGCGGCTGTTCGAGGACCGACCAGATGCCCGACTGGTGTTCCTCGGGCACGGGTCCGACTGGAAGCACCTTCAGGACCTCGCGCGGGCGCTCCCGCCCGGCGCGGTCAGGTTCCTTCCCCGAGCGCCTGCCGCGGTCGCTGCGGAGTGGTTGCGGGGGGCGACCGCGACCCTGGCGAGCATCCGGCCGGGCGAGGGCTACGACTTCGCGAGACCGACCAAGATCCTCGCCTCCGCCGCGTGCGGCACACCCGTCATCTTCGCCGGCGCAGAAGCAACCGGTGCGCTCGTAACGGATGCCTCGCTGGGCTGGGCCGTCGGATACGACGTGACCGAGGTGGAGCGGGCGATGGCGGACGCCGTCAATGCCCCGGCCCGACCCGAACGCCGGTCGAGGATCGCGGCGTGGGCTGCCGACAACGTGTCAATCCGGGCCGTGGCCGAGCGGGCGAGCGACGTGGTCATCGGAGCCGGATCGCGGGAGCCGAATCACCGGTGA
- a CDS encoding DegT/DnrJ/EryC1/StrS family aminotransferase: MVTEPFIPPAKPIIGEEERAAVDRVMRSGMVAQGPEVAAFEQEFAEVFVGGRTCVAVNSGTSGLHLGLLAAGIGPGDEVIVPSFTFAATANSVALTGASPVFADIEPRYFGLDPASVEAAITPRTKAIMPVHLYGHPAMMVELEAIAAKHGIMIFEDAAQAHGASLGGRAVGTMGQFGVFSLYPTKNMTSGEGGMVACETPELVRGVKLLRNQGMEAQYQNEVIGFNNRMTDIHAAIGRVQLTKVGGWTEQRRSNAAFLSENLTGVVVPPVADGAVHVYHQYTVRVGEDRDGFQAALKNEYGVGSGVYYPVPNHRLASLTRFAPGLELPETEKAASEVVSLPVHPSLGQGDLERIVRAVNALAGAGA; this comes from the coding sequence CTGGTGACTGAACCGTTCATCCCCCCCGCGAAACCAATAATCGGCGAGGAGGAACGAGCGGCTGTCGACCGGGTGATGCGATCCGGCATGGTCGCCCAGGGCCCAGAGGTGGCAGCGTTCGAGCAGGAGTTCGCCGAGGTCTTCGTCGGGGGACGTACCTGCGTTGCCGTGAACTCCGGCACCTCCGGGTTGCACCTCGGCCTCCTCGCTGCCGGAATCGGGCCGGGTGACGAGGTCATCGTGCCCTCGTTCACCTTCGCCGCGACCGCGAACTCGGTGGCGTTGACCGGCGCCAGCCCCGTATTCGCCGACATCGAGCCGCGGTACTTCGGCCTGGACCCCGCCTCCGTCGAGGCGGCGATCACTCCCCGCACGAAGGCGATCATGCCCGTGCACCTTTACGGGCATCCGGCCATGATGGTCGAGCTCGAGGCCATCGCGGCCAAGCACGGCATCATGATCTTCGAGGATGCCGCGCAGGCACACGGCGCTTCGCTCGGCGGCCGGGCGGTCGGCACGATGGGCCAGTTCGGCGTGTTCAGCCTCTACCCCACCAAGAACATGACCTCGGGCGAGGGCGGCATGGTCGCATGCGAGACGCCGGAGCTCGTGCGCGGGGTCAAACTGCTGCGTAACCAGGGCATGGAGGCGCAGTACCAGAATGAGGTCATCGGGTTCAACAACCGCATGACCGACATCCACGCGGCGATCGGCCGAGTGCAGCTCACCAAGGTGGGCGGGTGGACAGAGCAACGCCGAAGCAACGCCGCGTTCCTCAGCGAGAACCTCACCGGAGTGGTCGTGCCGCCTGTCGCCGACGGCGCAGTGCACGTCTATCACCAGTACACAGTGCGGGTCGGTGAGGACCGCGACGGATTCCAGGCCGCCCTCAAGAACGAGTACGGGGTCGGCTCAGGCGTCTACTACCCGGTGCCCAACCACCGGCTGGCGTCGCTCACACGATTCGCGCCAGGGCTCGAGCTGCCCGAGACGGAAAAAGCGGCGAGCGAGGTTGTGTCGCTGCCGGTCCATCCGTCCCTCGGGCAGGGTGATCTCGAACGCATCGTGCGCGCCGTCAACGCGCTCGCCGGGGCTGGCGCCTGA
- a CDS encoding nucleotide sugar dehydrogenase, translating into MKIAVIALGKIGLPLAVQFASKGHEVVGVDISPRTVELVNAAKEPFPGEAHLQDKLARLVPTGRLRATTDYADAVPGADAVVIVVPLFVDDEARPDFGWMDSATRSLGEHLTPGTLVSYETTLPVGTTRTRWKPMLEEVSGLVEGTDFHVVFSPERVLTGRVFEDLRKYPKLVGGLSEKGTSLAIDFYESVLDFDVRDDLPRGNGVWDLGSAEASELSKLAETTYRDVNIGLANQFARFAATTGIDIYKVIEASNSQPFSHIHQPGIAVGGHCIPVYPRLYLWNDPDATVVRAAREANSGMPAYAVSLAESALGQLAGRSVVVLGAAYRGGVKETAFSGVFPVVAALEAKGATALVHDPLYTDEELTSLGLAPYTPGSAVDAAVVQADHAEYADLGPADFPGIRAFIDGRRVSSAAQWPGIIYLVIGAA; encoded by the coding sequence GTGAAAATCGCTGTCATCGCCCTCGGCAAGATCGGGCTGCCTCTCGCCGTGCAGTTCGCCTCGAAAGGGCATGAGGTGGTCGGCGTCGACATCAGCCCGCGCACTGTCGAACTCGTCAATGCGGCGAAGGAACCATTCCCCGGCGAGGCGCACCTGCAGGACAAGCTCGCCCGGCTCGTGCCGACCGGGCGCCTGCGCGCGACCACCGACTATGCGGATGCCGTTCCCGGCGCTGACGCCGTCGTGATCGTCGTGCCGCTGTTCGTCGACGACGAGGCGAGGCCCGACTTCGGCTGGATGGACTCCGCGACGCGCTCCCTCGGCGAGCACCTCACCCCCGGAACCTTGGTGTCCTACGAGACCACACTGCCCGTCGGGACGACACGCACACGCTGGAAGCCCATGCTTGAGGAGGTCTCCGGACTCGTCGAGGGCACCGACTTCCACGTCGTCTTCTCGCCGGAGCGCGTGCTCACCGGCCGTGTCTTCGAGGATCTGCGCAAGTACCCCAAGCTCGTCGGCGGCCTCTCCGAGAAGGGCACCTCTCTCGCGATCGACTTCTACGAGAGTGTGCTCGACTTCGATGTGCGGGACGACCTCCCCCGCGGCAACGGCGTCTGGGACCTCGGCTCGGCCGAGGCATCCGAACTCTCCAAGCTCGCCGAGACGACCTACCGGGACGTCAACATCGGGCTCGCGAACCAGTTCGCCCGCTTCGCGGCTACAACCGGCATCGACATCTACAAGGTCATCGAGGCCTCGAACTCGCAGCCCTTCAGCCACATCCACCAGCCGGGCATCGCGGTCGGCGGCCACTGCATTCCGGTCTATCCCCGCCTGTACCTCTGGAATGACCCCGACGCCACGGTGGTCCGCGCGGCGCGCGAGGCGAACTCAGGCATGCCGGCCTACGCGGTGAGCCTCGCCGAGAGCGCCCTCGGCCAGCTCGCGGGCCGCTCGGTTGTCGTGCTCGGCGCGGCCTACCGCGGCGGGGTCAAGGAGACTGCGTTCTCGGGCGTCTTCCCCGTCGTCGCCGCCCTGGAGGCGAAGGGTGCCACCGCGCTCGTGCACGACCCCCTGTACACGGACGAGGAGCTCACCTCCCTCGGGCTGGCCCCCTACACCCCCGGCTCCGCAGTCGATGCGGCCGTCGTTCAGGCGGACCACGCCGAATACGCCGATCTCGGGCCAGCCGACTTCCCGGGCATCCGAGCTTTCATCGACGGCCGCCGGGTGAGCTCCGCGGCACAGTGGCCCGGGATCATCTACCTGGTCATCGGCGCAGCTTAA
- a CDS encoding glycosyltransferase family 2 protein — translation MQPSTDAQPPPRDDEAWVVIPLYNEATVIAGVVTELLDVFSHVVCIDDGSTDGSGDVARHAGARVLRHPYNLGQGAALQTGISYVRQQAGARYIVTFDADGQHRIVDAIAMVHEARERDLAIVFGSRFLDARTNPGRIKKVVLKTAVWVTNRTTGLRLTDAHNGLRVIRHDAALSVNMQQDRMAHATEIVLQLGRSHLPWAEYPVEVVYSDYSKAKGQSVLNSINILVDLIVN, via the coding sequence ATGCAGCCCTCCACCGACGCCCAGCCGCCGCCGCGCGACGACGAGGCGTGGGTCGTCATCCCGCTCTACAACGAGGCCACCGTTATCGCAGGCGTCGTCACCGAACTGCTCGACGTCTTCAGTCACGTCGTATGCATCGACGACGGCAGCACGGACGGCTCAGGCGATGTGGCCCGGCACGCGGGCGCCAGGGTGCTCCGCCACCCGTACAACCTCGGCCAGGGGGCGGCTCTGCAAACCGGGATCAGCTATGTCCGGCAGCAGGCTGGCGCGAGATACATCGTGACCTTCGACGCCGACGGCCAGCACCGCATCGTCGACGCCATCGCCATGGTGCATGAGGCGAGGGAACGCGACCTCGCGATCGTGTTCGGCTCGCGGTTCCTCGACGCACGCACGAACCCCGGCCGGATCAAGAAGGTAGTGCTCAAGACCGCCGTGTGGGTGACCAACCGCACGACGGGACTGCGACTGACCGACGCCCACAACGGCCTGCGAGTCATCCGCCACGACGCCGCCCTGAGCGTCAACATGCAGCAGGACCGCATGGCGCACGCGACCGAGATAGTGCTGCAGCTGGGCCGGTCGCACCTGCCGTGGGCCGAATACCCCGTCGAGGTCGTGTACTCGGACTACTCCAAGGCCAAGGGGCAATCCGTGCTGAACTCGATCAACATCCTGGTCGACCTGATCGTGAACTGA
- a CDS encoding acyltransferase — protein sequence MTIHAETRIAPSADVSPTATVGQGSAVWHLAQVRENAELGANCVIGRGAYIGTGVVLGDNCKVQNYALVYEPAVLGNGVFIGPAVVLTNDTYPRAINPDGSLKSAHDWEPVGVTILEGAAIGARAVCIAPVTIGRWATVAAGAVVTKDVPDHALVAGVPARRIAWVGRAGVPLEQHGTLWRCPDSGASYEIVNDVMREAVPGD from the coding sequence GTGACCATTCATGCCGAGACGCGCATCGCGCCGTCAGCAGACGTTTCACCGACCGCGACCGTCGGCCAGGGCAGCGCCGTCTGGCACCTCGCCCAGGTGCGGGAGAACGCCGAGCTGGGCGCCAATTGCGTCATTGGACGAGGTGCCTACATCGGCACGGGTGTCGTGCTGGGCGACAACTGCAAGGTGCAGAACTATGCGCTCGTCTATGAGCCGGCCGTGCTCGGCAACGGGGTTTTCATCGGTCCGGCCGTCGTGCTCACCAATGACACCTACCCGCGTGCCATCAACCCCGACGGCTCGCTGAAGAGCGCGCACGACTGGGAGCCGGTCGGGGTGACAATTCTGGAGGGGGCAGCCATCGGCGCCCGCGCCGTGTGCATCGCCCCCGTGACAATCGGCCGCTGGGCGACGGTCGCCGCCGGAGCGGTCGTGACAAAGGATGTTCCGGATCACGCGCTCGTCGCGGGTGTCCCCGCCCGCCGTATCGCCTGGGTCGGCCGGGCTGGGGTTCCGCTCGAACAGCACGGCACGCTCTGGCGCTGCCCCGACAGCGGCGCGAGCTATGAAATCGTCAATGATGTTATGAGAGAGGCAGTGCCTGGTGACTGA